Proteins found in one Novipirellula artificiosorum genomic segment:
- a CDS encoding MarR family winged helix-turn-helix transcriptional regulator, translated as MTDKSKLPLALRSAYFALHRRTEAAFVQYGVTADQFVLLATLSRGDALTQRELARRMPSDPSTVRAMLVLLEKKGLVRRERHPTDSRARTAALTAKGKRKFQQLWKAGESIRAEMFESFDADEGKTLLRLLNQVTESLNTESVPTP; from the coding sequence ATGACGGACAAAAGCAAACTTCCCCTCGCTCTACGTTCGGCCTATTTTGCGCTTCACCGGCGGACAGAGGCGGCATTTGTTCAGTATGGCGTCACGGCGGATCAGTTCGTATTGCTTGCCACGCTTTCACGAGGTGACGCTTTGACCCAACGCGAACTGGCTCGTCGAATGCCGTCGGACCCAAGCACAGTGCGGGCCATGCTGGTGCTACTGGAAAAGAAAGGACTCGTTCGTCGCGAACGGCATCCGACGGATTCTCGCGCTCGGACGGCGGCACTGACCGCGAAGGGGAAGCGAAAATTTCAGCAGCTATGGAAAGCGGGCGAATCGATTCGCGCAGAGATGTTTGAATCGTTTGATGCAGATGAGGGCAAAACACTTCTCCGACTGTTGAACCAAGTTACTGAGTCACTCAATACGGAATCCGTTCCAACTCCATAA
- a CDS encoding endo-1,4-beta-xylanase — protein MQKLPKAMSKYSFCLPHRAAITFLSLAALIVLTDVQWASSQEPNSQQRAAGRRGGFGSPIELGPDDVAAYDAPPQGFKNERDDVPHGKLEMIEYISKTVGTTRNMQVYTPPAYTADKKYPVLYLLHGIGGDETEWQRFASPNVILDNLIAEGKAVPMIVVMPNGRAQENDRAEGNVMASAAAFAVFERDLLDDVIPAIESKYSVDTRREMRAIAGLSMGGGQSFNFGLGNLDTFAWVGPFSAAPNTKPVEALIPNVDDAKTKLKLLWISCGNKDGLIRISQNIHQFLKKNEIDHVWHVDGHGHDPQHWSSSLYWFAQSVFQDNKPTQVKQEAATIPSKATDTLKTVFKDDFLVGTAVNRSITTGRGFRRTPEEVQSDIELVKKHFNQIVSENDMKWQMIHPRPGANGYDFEVADALVDFAARNDMMVAGHTLVWHSQTPNWVFEGTEVPADVLDRVNDPSIRDSGQRGFGRFRGFDLNGPRASREELLDRMREHIHTVVGRYKGKIKVWDVVNEAISDNGPDILRRSPWSVIIGPDFIAKAFEYAHEADADAILRYNDYGLENPEKRRKLIELIKSLQEKNVPVMAIGSQTHCNVSISFGTMDNALTEMKSLGLPIHITELDVNSAVAGQRGFGADINSNAQSTEGGLVSDADKQLADAYAGLFRACVKHRDVIEIVTFWGPNDALSWRSRGRPLLFDGANQPKPAFHAVLQVATEK, from the coding sequence ATGCAAAAACTCCCCAAGGCAATGTCAAAGTATTCTTTTTGTCTGCCCCATCGAGCAGCGATCACTTTCCTCTCGTTGGCGGCCCTGATCGTGCTGACGGACGTCCAATGGGCTTCATCCCAAGAGCCGAATTCTCAGCAACGGGCTGCCGGTCGTCGCGGTGGATTCGGCAGCCCAATCGAACTTGGGCCGGATGACGTTGCTGCTTATGACGCCCCGCCGCAAGGATTCAAAAACGAGCGTGACGACGTGCCTCATGGCAAGTTGGAAATGATCGAGTACATATCGAAGACCGTCGGCACAACTCGCAACATGCAGGTCTACACGCCCCCAGCTTACACGGCGGACAAGAAGTATCCGGTGCTCTATTTGCTGCACGGCATCGGTGGTGACGAGACCGAGTGGCAACGATTTGCATCGCCCAATGTGATCCTCGACAACCTCATAGCCGAGGGCAAAGCCGTGCCAATGATCGTGGTGATGCCAAACGGCCGAGCACAGGAGAACGATCGGGCCGAGGGAAACGTGATGGCAAGTGCTGCTGCCTTCGCCGTTTTTGAGCGTGACTTGTTGGACGATGTGATTCCAGCGATCGAATCCAAGTATTCAGTCGATACCCGACGTGAAATGCGTGCAATCGCCGGGCTTTCGATGGGTGGCGGTCAGTCGTTTAATTTTGGACTCGGTAATCTCGACACCTTCGCTTGGGTCGGGCCTTTCTCTGCAGCGCCCAACACGAAGCCAGTCGAGGCATTGATTCCGAACGTTGACGATGCCAAGACCAAGCTGAAACTGCTGTGGATTTCCTGTGGAAACAAAGATGGACTGATCCGTATCAGTCAGAACATCCATCAGTTCTTGAAGAAGAACGAAATCGATCATGTCTGGCATGTCGACGGTCATGGCCACGATCCGCAGCACTGGAGCAGCAGTTTGTACTGGTTCGCACAAAGTGTTTTCCAGGACAATAAGCCCACCCAAGTTAAACAAGAAGCTGCAACAATTCCCTCTAAAGCAACCGACACTCTGAAAACGGTGTTCAAAGACGACTTTTTAGTTGGTACCGCAGTGAATCGGTCCATCACAACAGGGCGAGGGTTTCGACGCACGCCCGAGGAAGTTCAAAGCGATATCGAACTCGTCAAAAAACACTTCAACCAGATCGTATCGGAAAACGATATGAAATGGCAGATGATTCATCCGCGACCGGGGGCCAATGGTTACGACTTTGAAGTCGCCGATGCATTGGTGGATTTTGCAGCTCGCAACGACATGATGGTAGCTGGCCATACGCTTGTCTGGCATTCGCAAACGCCTAACTGGGTTTTCGAAGGAACAGAGGTGCCGGCCGATGTGCTCGATCGTGTTAACGACCCTAGCATTCGGGACAGCGGGCAGCGTGGATTTGGCCGCTTTCGCGGTTTCGACCTCAACGGCCCACGTGCGTCGAGGGAAGAGTTGCTGGACCGAATGCGTGAACACATTCACACAGTCGTTGGCCGCTACAAGGGAAAAATCAAGGTTTGGGATGTCGTCAACGAAGCGATCTCCGACAACGGTCCAGATATCTTGCGCCGATCGCCGTGGTCAGTGATTATTGGTCCGGACTTCATCGCGAAGGCGTTTGAGTACGCTCACGAAGCGGACGCGGATGCGATTCTCCGCTACAACGACTATGGCTTGGAGAATCCGGAAAAGCGGCGAAAACTGATCGAGTTGATCAAGTCACTTCAGGAAAAGAATGTTCCCGTTATGGCGATTGGCTCGCAGACGCATTGCAACGTTTCGATCTCCTTTGGAACCATGGATAACGCCTTGACCGAAATGAAATCACTCGGACTTCCCATCCACATTACCGAACTCGATGTCAATTCTGCCGTCGCAGGCCAACGCGGCTTCGGTGCTGACATTAACTCCAATGCACAATCCACCGAAGGCGGTTTGGTAAGCGATGCCGACAAACAATTGGCGGATGCCTATGCGGGGCTGTTCCGAGCCTGTGTGAAGCACCGAGACGTGATCGAGATCGTCACTTTCTGGGGACCGAATGACGCGCTCTCTTGGCGATCGCGAGGGCGACCACTTTTGTTCGATGGGGCCAATCAACCCAAACCTGCCTTTCACGCGGTGCTACAAGTTGCAACCGAAAAATAG
- a CDS encoding non-reducing end alpha-L-arabinofuranosidase family hydrolase: protein MKNRVYSWPVLLMLSCGLVLASTATQSVHAQIAEAETVGADASKLPIATPLKWQSSGAIVSPISDESHAIVSVKDPTVVHYDGLWHIYATAYSTSARTWSMVYLNFKDWSEAANAKLTYIDVNPSLKGYHCAPHLVYFTPHKKWYLIFQSQQPQYCTTNDISKPETWTAPQNFFDKMPESTPRLPIDYHVICDDTHAYLFFTGDDGRFYRSRTKIDDFPKGFSDPEIAIKENRNDLFEGSMTYKIKGTDTYLTIIEAMSPARYYRAWVSDDLNGQWTPLADADSWETPFAGINNVTFEDGAEPWTRDISHGELLRDNYDQTPTIDLENLRFLYQGRDPQSGGRYELLPYRLGLLTLDRTDE from the coding sequence ATGAAAAATCGTGTTTATTCATGGCCTGTCTTGCTAATGTTGTCCTGTGGCTTAGTCCTCGCATCCACGGCAACGCAAAGCGTACATGCACAGATAGCTGAAGCCGAAACAGTCGGCGCGGATGCGTCCAAACTGCCCATCGCCACACCTCTGAAGTGGCAATCTTCCGGCGCAATCGTCAGTCCGATCTCCGATGAATCGCACGCGATTGTATCGGTAAAAGATCCGACGGTCGTTCACTACGACGGACTGTGGCACATCTACGCAACCGCCTATTCGACGTCCGCCAGGACCTGGAGCATGGTGTATTTGAATTTCAAGGACTGGTCCGAAGCGGCCAACGCCAAGTTGACATACATTGACGTAAACCCGAGCTTGAAAGGGTACCATTGTGCCCCTCATCTCGTCTATTTCACTCCTCACAAGAAATGGTACTTGATCTTTCAGTCACAGCAGCCCCAGTACTGCACGACCAACGACATCTCCAAGCCGGAGACTTGGACCGCACCACAAAACTTCTTTGACAAAATGCCTGAGAGCACACCGAGGCTTCCGATCGATTACCACGTGATCTGCGACGACACGCACGCCTATCTGTTCTTCACCGGCGACGACGGTCGCTTCTATCGCAGCCGAACCAAAATTGACGACTTTCCCAAGGGCTTCAGCGATCCTGAGATTGCGATCAAGGAAAATCGAAACGACCTTTTCGAAGGTAGCATGACCTACAAGATCAAGGGAACCGATACCTATCTCACGATAATCGAGGCCATGAGTCCGGCACGGTACTACCGCGCCTGGGTCTCCGACGATCTCAACGGCCAGTGGACTCCGCTCGCAGACGCGGACTCATGGGAAACGCCTTTCGCAGGGATCAACAACGTCACGTTCGAGGACGGTGCCGAGCCATGGACAAGGGACATTAGCCACGGAGAACTGCTTCGCGACAACTATGACCAGACGCCGACGATCGACCTCGAAAACCTGCGGTTCCTATATCAGGGACGCGATCCGCAAAGTGGCGGGCGTTACGAGCTCTTACCCTATCGGCTGGGGCTCTTGACGTTGGACCGAACGGACGAATAG
- a CDS encoding formylglycine-generating enzyme family protein: MGSYPAGASPYGCMDMVGNAYEWTADDAKSYPGNPNPFEHKGFHFVRGGCWDDGPGSSIQCSYRQWYLPSSSAGVGPGDCDYIGFRVAR, from the coding sequence GTGGGTAGTTATCCAGCGGGAGCCAGCCCCTACGGATGCATGGACATGGTCGGCAACGCCTATGAGTGGACGGCTGACGATGCCAAGTCGTATCCCGGAAACCCCAATCCCTTCGAACACAAGGGATTCCACTTCGTCCGCGGCGGCTGCTGGGACGACGGTCCCGGTTCCAGCATCCAATGCTCCTATCGGCAGTGGTATCTACCATCCAGCAGCGCCGGCGTCGGCCCGGGTGACTGCGACTACATCGGCTTCCGAGTTGCTCGGTGA
- a CDS encoding M14 family zinc carboxypeptidase has protein sequence MKCTTRTLYSGTDEKPVMQWVAALLPSVLFLLSSTVSAQTLTYEEAKAKIPNQNLPDFWISTVDDLADRWQRLQHGTATTIATSPGGHPLHLIAFGEREDLPHQANFNSAIGGKEPAAYMDKDAREKPVVYFVGPVHGHEVEGLTGLVNLIQVMETGRDLRGKDQTSLQQLGQRCRVLIVPAGNPDGIARFEPRSCRGMTLDEFQFWGQGTSSDDTIAIWPVSKRRHPRVGPEIGWLGCYFNNDGINPMHDEFFAPMGPEAPAILKVAMKEGPDVAVSLHSHGAAPTVLRPAYVPMEVQERVRSLAQRHNALLSLRDLPHGGVFEPESESGKVPPPFNLTSALYHISGAMAFTHECPHGIVGEKMCDVTFDQILDIQLTLYEVMFQQALDGR, from the coding sequence ATGAAATGCACCACTCGCACGCTCTACAGCGGCACCGATGAGAAACCTGTTATGCAATGGGTGGCGGCCCTGCTACCCTCTGTCTTGTTCCTTCTGTCTTCAACCGTCTCGGCCCAGACGCTCACCTATGAGGAAGCGAAGGCAAAAATCCCCAACCAGAACCTACCCGATTTCTGGATCAGCACCGTCGATGATTTGGCGGATCGTTGGCAGCGGCTTCAACACGGTACGGCAACGACCATCGCCACGTCGCCCGGCGGACATCCGTTGCACTTAATCGCTTTTGGCGAGCGAGAGGATCTTCCGCATCAGGCAAACTTCAATTCGGCGATCGGTGGCAAGGAGCCAGCAGCCTACATGGACAAGGACGCACGAGAGAAACCGGTCGTGTACTTCGTAGGACCCGTACACGGCCACGAAGTTGAGGGGCTGACGGGATTGGTCAACCTGATTCAGGTAATGGAGACCGGGCGGGATTTGCGTGGGAAGGACCAGACTTCGCTTCAACAGCTAGGCCAACGCTGCCGGGTGCTGATCGTGCCAGCCGGAAACCCGGATGGGATCGCTCGTTTTGAACCGCGATCATGCCGGGGCATGACGTTGGACGAGTTCCAATTCTGGGGCCAGGGTACGTCGAGCGACGACACGATCGCAATCTGGCCCGTTTCGAAACGACGGCATCCGCGAGTCGGTCCAGAGATCGGTTGGCTGGGCTGTTATTTCAACAACGACGGCATCAACCCCATGCACGACGAATTTTTCGCCCCCATGGGGCCTGAAGCGCCGGCCATCCTGAAAGTCGCCATGAAAGAGGGCCCCGACGTCGCCGTCTCGCTCCATAGCCACGGTGCTGCGCCAACCGTGTTGCGTCCAGCCTATGTTCCCATGGAGGTGCAGGAGCGAGTGCGATCACTTGCCCAACGACACAACGCCTTACTCTCACTGCGTGATCTGCCGCACGGGGGCGTGTTTGAGCCCGAGTCCGAGAGCGGCAAGGTTCCGCCGCCATTCAATTTGACTAGCGCTCTGTACCACATCAGCGGGGCCATGGCGTTTACCCACGAATGCCCGCATGGGATTGTGGGAGAAAAAATGTGTGATGTGACATTCGACCAAATCCTTGATATTCAGTTGACGCTCTATGAAGTGATGTTTCAGCAAGCGCTGGACGGCCGCTGA
- a CDS encoding PIG-L deacetylase family protein, producing the protein MKTLSQATRLLLICFFPLAFTGVHAGADDQPHDDGKLRIIVFGAHPDDAEYRAGGCGVKWAKLGHHVKLVSVTNGDIGHWSMSGGALAQRRTAEVKAAAKILGTTSEVLDIHDGELMPTLENRKTITRLIRQWKADIVIAHRPWDYHPDHRYVGVLVQDASFMVAVPYFCPDVPALPKNPVFLYSSDRFKKPYPFQADIAVSIDDVFETKVKAITQLESQVFDGGALANAESAAKAPPASRPELRLEKIRQVWDRRAGAEANNYRQALIKWYGKEKGAEVKYAEAFEICEYGTQPSDEDIRRLFPFFDTQDSDDQSADQ; encoded by the coding sequence ATGAAGACTCTTTCTCAGGCCACGCGTTTGCTGCTGATCTGCTTCTTTCCCCTGGCTTTCACTGGCGTTCACGCTGGCGCGGACGATCAACCGCACGACGATGGAAAACTGCGGATCATCGTGTTTGGGGCACATCCGGATGATGCGGAGTACCGGGCGGGAGGTTGCGGTGTAAAGTGGGCCAAGTTGGGACACCACGTCAAGTTAGTGTCCGTGACCAATGGTGACATCGGGCACTGGTCCATGTCCGGTGGGGCGCTCGCCCAACGACGGACCGCCGAAGTGAAAGCCGCCGCCAAGATCTTGGGGACCACGTCCGAAGTACTCGATATTCATGATGGCGAACTGATGCCGACACTGGAAAATCGCAAAACGATTACCCGGCTGATTCGCCAGTGGAAGGCGGATATCGTGATCGCCCATCGCCCTTGGGATTACCATCCCGACCATCGCTACGTTGGCGTGCTCGTTCAAGACGCCTCGTTCATGGTCGCTGTCCCCTACTTCTGCCCGGATGTTCCGGCACTTCCGAAGAATCCTGTCTTTCTTTACTCTAGCGACCGCTTCAAAAAACCGTACCCGTTCCAAGCCGATATTGCCGTCTCGATCGACGATGTGTTCGAGACCAAGGTCAAGGCGATCACGCAACTGGAGTCGCAAGTGTTCGACGGTGGCGCGTTGGCCAATGCGGAAAGTGCGGCCAAAGCTCCACCAGCCAGCCGTCCTGAGCTGCGATTAGAAAAGATCCGTCAGGTATGGGACCGTCGAGCTGGTGCAGAGGCAAACAACTACCGCCAAGCATTGATCAAATGGTACGGCAAAGAAAAGGGCGCGGAAGTCAAATACGCGGAAGCATTCGAGATCTGCGAATACGGTACTCAACCAAGCGATGAGGATATCCGTCGATTGTTTCCGTTCTTCGATACCCAGGACTCCGATGACCAATCCGCTGATCAGTAG
- a CDS encoding DUF5009 domain-containing protein: MLLMASGGLGLAEIAKEFPDSSVWQLLGHQTDHVQWAGCVLWDLIQPAFMFMVGIALPWSLSSRSARGQSYKIMLAHALWRSLLLVLLAVFLSSAWSKQTDWVFTNVLAQIGLGYPLLFLLAFTKSRTTWIAAFSILIVYWLVFALYPLPPAGFDWQAVGVPAEWSWLTGFAAHWEKNANFASNFDTWFLNLFPRDEAFTFNRGGYTTLNFVPSLATMTFGLLAGRLLRSDLPLTGKLMRLVLAGLLGIALGLVLDLTGICPIVKRIWTPAWTLYSTGFVAMMLAVFVALVDGLGFKRLAFPLIIVGLNPITLYCLFQLSTSFIRTQLQIHLGQDIFTIFGDLWIPMMKRASVLLVLWLIILWMYRRKVFLRL; this comes from the coding sequence ATGCTGCTGATGGCCAGTGGCGGTTTGGGGCTAGCTGAGATCGCAAAGGAGTTTCCCGACAGCTCCGTTTGGCAGCTTCTCGGACATCAAACCGACCACGTGCAGTGGGCAGGCTGTGTTCTCTGGGACCTGATTCAGCCGGCCTTTATGTTTATGGTTGGGATTGCCCTGCCTTGGTCGCTGTCCAGTCGAAGTGCCCGTGGCCAGAGCTACAAAATCATGTTGGCACACGCCCTTTGGCGGTCGCTGCTCCTGGTCCTCTTGGCCGTGTTTCTCTCGTCCGCCTGGAGCAAACAGACCGATTGGGTCTTCACCAATGTCCTGGCTCAGATCGGACTGGGGTATCCGCTGCTGTTCCTACTGGCGTTCACCAAATCGCGTACCACCTGGATCGCTGCCTTTTCGATTTTGATAGTCTACTGGCTAGTGTTTGCTCTTTATCCGCTGCCGCCGGCCGGCTTTGATTGGCAGGCTGTGGGGGTTCCTGCGGAGTGGTCGTGGCTCACCGGCTTCGCCGCCCATTGGGAGAAGAATGCCAACTTCGCTTCCAACTTTGACACTTGGTTCCTCAACCTCTTTCCACGCGACGAAGCTTTTACCTTTAATCGTGGCGGCTACACGACGCTTAATTTTGTCCCCTCGTTGGCTACGATGACCTTCGGCCTGCTCGCAGGTCGCCTACTGCGTAGCGACCTGCCCCTGACCGGCAAACTAATGCGGCTCGTCCTCGCAGGCTTGCTCGGCATCGCCTTGGGGCTGGTGCTCGACCTGACCGGGATCTGTCCGATTGTCAAACGCATCTGGACCCCTGCGTGGACACTCTACAGCACGGGGTTCGTGGCGATGATGCTCGCGGTCTTTGTGGCCCTCGTCGATGGATTGGGATTCAAACGCCTCGCCTTCCCGCTGATCATCGTTGGCCTCAACCCCATCACCCTCTACTGTTTGTTTCAACTGAGCACTTCCTTCATCCGCACTCAACTTCAGATTCACTTGGGCCAGGACATTTTCACAATCTTCGGCGACTTGTGGATTCCCATGATGAAGCGAGCCAGCGTCCTATTAGTTCTCTGGCTGATCATCTTGTGGATGTATCGCCGCAAAGTCTTTCTGCGTCTTTGA
- a CDS encoding flavodoxin family protein, which yields MKTNFNRRHFANDLLLATFVFVSASLLHVSPSSADDAVAVAATSSADSSSDSGGTTESAPKLKIIGVACSFRAGKTTAQSLQLCLDAAKVVAPDRIEVELIELAGLKLPAEVAAGIPLSEGERDDFPAIAEKLSDPNLAAVIIGTPVYYANMSSLCKVFIERCGVFRKTFALSGKVAGVIAVGGNRNGGQELVIQSVQASLMAHEMLVVGDGRPTGHFGGTLWNNGGDDITEDEFGVQTAQNLGRHVAEVALTRVSQ from the coding sequence ATGAAAACCAATTTCAATCGACGCCATTTCGCAAACGATCTACTTCTCGCGACGTTTGTTTTCGTTTCCGCATCGCTGCTACACGTCTCGCCGTCCTCAGCCGACGACGCGGTAGCCGTCGCAGCGACCTCGAGTGCTGACAGTTCCAGCGACTCCGGTGGCACAACCGAGTCGGCACCAAAGCTGAAGATCATCGGCGTGGCTTGTAGTTTCCGTGCGGGGAAGACGACCGCACAATCTCTTCAACTTTGCCTCGATGCGGCAAAGGTCGTTGCGCCTGATCGCATCGAAGTCGAATTGATTGAGTTGGCAGGATTAAAATTGCCAGCCGAAGTCGCAGCGGGCATTCCGCTTTCGGAAGGTGAACGCGACGATTTTCCCGCCATTGCGGAAAAACTATCCGACCCGAATCTTGCCGCAGTCATCATCGGTACGCCGGTTTATTATGCCAACATGTCATCGTTGTGCAAAGTTTTCATCGAACGTTGCGGTGTGTTCCGCAAAACGTTTGCATTGTCGGGCAAGGTTGCTGGTGTTATCGCCGTTGGCGGCAACCGCAACGGCGGTCAAGAGCTTGTGATCCAATCCGTCCAAGCGTCATTGATGGCCCATGAAATGTTGGTTGTCGGCGATGGACGCCCCACCGGCCACTTTGGCGGAACGCTTTGGAACAACGGAGGCGATGACATCACAGAAGACGAGTTCGGTGTACAAACAGCGCAAAACCTCGGACGCCACGTCGCGGAAGTCGCTTTAACACGCGTATCCCAGTAG
- a CDS encoding FAD-dependent oxidoreductase, whose translation MNQTTIDRRRMLAGTAALLGAAHTKIAAGQSTVDTSPGHVAEPERQTPVTRKCDVLVCGGGPAGVSAAIAAARTGASVQILECHGCLGGVWTSGMLSNVIDADKPGFNAELIRRLDEANAQYGPIGIRPATWLSYMYDVETMKWVLESLVAELNIGVQLHTRVVSVKLDESKRIRGVFTESKSGREAWLADVVIDATGDGDVGALAGCRFQIGDGATDDDCPCQPMSLMGVISAEPELLHKYTRAGSSDGKHKDRFRAEIERGGYKPSYTKPTIFHMGGSIASVMMNHEYGVRPDDAAAITQATLRARNELNRIVRGLQTLPEWKNLRLVATGEQIGVRDGRRITGRDQVTVDDVITGHQRAESVCTSGFCVDIHAIKKSDGGYGNRGIKAKPFDIPMGALIAADVDNLMMAGRCISGDFIAHSSYRVTGNAVAMGEYAGVAAAIASRDKVAPHNVAYEKVDNELQAIREKNRPSS comes from the coding sequence ATGAACCAAACTACGATTGATCGCCGAAGAATGCTGGCGGGTACTGCAGCACTCTTGGGTGCCGCGCATACCAAGATCGCGGCTGGCCAAAGCACTGTCGACACAAGCCCCGGTCACGTTGCGGAACCTGAACGCCAAACACCCGTCACACGAAAGTGCGATGTCTTGGTTTGTGGTGGCGGCCCTGCGGGCGTCAGCGCCGCAATCGCCGCTGCCCGAACCGGCGCGTCGGTTCAAATCCTAGAATGCCATGGGTGCCTGGGAGGCGTATGGACAAGCGGCATGCTTTCCAATGTTATTGATGCCGATAAACCAGGATTCAATGCGGAGTTAATTCGACGACTCGACGAGGCAAATGCACAATACGGCCCGATCGGAATCCGTCCGGCGACTTGGCTTTCGTACATGTATGATGTGGAAACGATGAAATGGGTCTTGGAGTCTCTCGTCGCAGAGCTCAACATCGGAGTTCAGTTACATACTCGTGTGGTCTCGGTGAAACTTGACGAGTCAAAACGCATCCGCGGAGTTTTTACGGAATCAAAGTCCGGGCGAGAAGCCTGGCTTGCTGACGTTGTCATCGATGCCACCGGTGATGGTGACGTGGGTGCGTTGGCAGGATGTCGGTTTCAGATTGGCGATGGTGCTACGGACGACGACTGCCCATGTCAACCGATGTCGTTGATGGGAGTGATTTCAGCTGAGCCTGAATTGCTACACAAGTACACACGTGCAGGGAGCAGCGATGGGAAACACAAGGATCGCTTCCGAGCTGAAATCGAGCGAGGTGGTTACAAACCCAGCTACACCAAGCCAACGATCTTCCACATGGGTGGCTCGATAGCCAGCGTGATGATGAATCATGAGTATGGTGTGCGTCCCGATGATGCTGCCGCCATCACGCAAGCAACGCTGCGAGCCCGAAATGAACTCAATAGGATCGTCCGGGGTCTGCAAACTCTTCCGGAATGGAAGAACCTCCGTTTGGTCGCGACTGGCGAACAGATCGGCGTGCGTGATGGACGACGGATCACTGGACGCGATCAGGTGACAGTAGACGATGTTATCACCGGGCATCAGCGCGCCGAAAGTGTCTGCACTTCTGGATTTTGCGTCGATATTCATGCGATCAAAAAGAGCGACGGCGGCTATGGGAATCGTGGTATCAAAGCAAAACCGTTTGATATTCCGATGGGCGCGTTAATCGCAGCCGATGTCGACAATCTGATGATGGCAGGCAGATGTATCAGCGGTGATTTCATCGCCCACTCAAGCTACCGCGTGACCGGCAATGCGGTCGCAATGGGCGAATATGCCGGTGTCGCAGCCGCGATCGCGAGCCGAGACAAAGTCGCTCCCCACAACGTTGCGTATGAGAAGGTGGACAACGAGCTTCAAGCGATTCGCGAGAAGAACAGGCCTTCAAGCTGA
- a CDS encoding glycoside hydrolase family protein: MNSFTAQGMVFKSDHVQAQWDTWAYEYEGTFYLYYLITEHGPGEGFGVATSTDGVHWEDHGWAIRQSSPIGAYRPRFHFSAQEGYINDPNGLFFYNGVYPMFFQHWDMGRKAWGHATSENLLHWSEQGDALRPRDGFQAFSGGAVIDKHNTSGLQDGEPPPIVALFTAWGDGQHLANSTDGGWNWNRNAFRRNVPKPIVGQAVLGSAISPRLDPIRQVQPTQALKNGLNFDAFEFSSSA, from the coding sequence TTGAACTCATTTACCGCTCAGGGCATGGTCTTCAAGTCCGACCATGTTCAGGCTCAATGGGACACGTGGGCTTACGAGTACGAGGGGACGTTTTATCTGTATTACCTGATCACCGAGCATGGGCCCGGCGAAGGCTTTGGCGTAGCAACGTCCACGGACGGAGTGCATTGGGAAGACCACGGCTGGGCCATTCGCCAATCGAGTCCGATTGGCGCGTACCGCCCTCGGTTTCACTTTTCGGCGCAAGAAGGCTACATCAACGATCCGAATGGCTTGTTCTTTTACAACGGCGTCTACCCCATGTTCTTCCAGCATTGGGATATGGGGCGCAAGGCATGGGGACATGCGACCAGTGAGAATCTGTTGCATTGGAGCGAACAAGGGGATGCCCTAAGACCACGCGATGGATTTCAGGCCTTTTCGGGGGGCGCTGTTATCGATAAGCATAACACGTCGGGATTGCAGGACGGCGAACCTCCTCCAATCGTCGCACTGTTTACGGCCTGGGGCGATGGGCAGCATCTGGCTAATAGCACCGACGGCGGTTGGAACTGGAATCGAAATGCGTTTCGGCGGAATGTACCCAAACCAATCGTTGGACAGGCCGTGTTAGGGAGCGCCATCAGTCCAAGGCTGGACCCCATAAGACAGGTCCAGCCAACGCAAGCCCTGAAAAACGGACTCAACTTTGATGCATTCGAATTCTCATCCTCAGCTTGA